The DNA segment CGTTCTCCAGCCAGACCGAGCGCATCACTTCGCGATAGACATGCGTGGTCTGCTCGCGGCCGCGCAGATAACCGATGACATCGTCGCGACGCGCGGCGGCAACGCGGAACGCGATGCCGCGGCAGGCGCCGCCACGGTCAAGCCCGAGCACGAGGCCAGGCTTCTCCGGCGTGCCGCGATGGTCGAAAGAATAGACGCATAGCGCGCGGTGCTCGCCGATCAACCGCGCCGGAACCTGTTCGAGGAACTCGAACCCCGGTCGCCACATCAGCGAGCCATAGCCGAAGACCCAGAGGTCTTCGTGAGCAGGTTTAGAGGGTTGGTCGGGCATTCGAAAAGATGGCTATCAGAACATCTCTGTGAAACGAAGTGGAAATTCGGCCGGTATTGTCTGACAAGTGGCTGCTTATATTTGACAAAATTGCCCGCCAATGGTCCCGTCCATGACCAGCATGACCCTGCCTTCAGATACCCCGCGTCCCCGCTCACGGTGGCCGCTTTTCGCAATCCCGATCCTGCTCCTGATTGCCGCCGCGGCATGGAGCGCGTTCTGGTTCTATGCCGTGTCGCAGGCCGAGGTGAAGGCGGATGCCTGGCGTGCGCAAGAGGCGAAGTCCGGACGACGCTATGACTGCGCCAAACAGTCGATCTCCGGCTATCCATTCCGCCTCGAGGTCCGCTGCGACGGTGCGCGCGTTGCGTTGACATCGCAGACCGCAGGCGCGGCGTCTGCGCCCGTCACGATCGATCTCGGCGAAATCCTCGCGGTCGCGCAAATCTACGATCCCAAATTGTTGATCGCGGAATTCAAGTCGCCGGCGACAATTTCCGAAACGGCGAACGCGCCCGCGATGCAGGTGAGCTGGAGTGTGGCGCGTTCGAGCGTGGTCGGATTACCCGCCATTCCGCAGCGCGCCTCGATCGTGTTCGACGATGTCGGGATCGATCGCGTCAACAACAACGCGGTGCAGGTGCCGGTGGCGCGCGCCAAGCATGTCGAACTGCATGGCCGTCTGGCCGAAGGTTCGACCGCGAAGGACCCCATCATCGAAAGCGTGTTGAAAATCGAAGCAGGCAGTGCGCAGGACGTTCATCCCGTGCTGGCGCGCCCGTTCGGCGCGGACATTCATGCGAAACTGATTGGGCTGAAGGACCTCACGCCCAAGCCGTGGCCGCAGCGCTTTCGCGAACTGCAAGCCGGCGGCGGGCAGGTGGAGATCGTGCAGTCGCGGATTCAGCAGGACGATCTGATCGCGATCGCCGCGGGCTCGCTGGGGCTGAACGCGCAAGGTCAGATCAATGGTGAACTCCAGATGACGGTGACCGGCCTCGAGAAGATCATCCCGGCGCTCGGTATCGAGAAGATGCTGGAGGACGGCGTGCCGCAGGCGACCCTCGACCGTGTCGCGCCGGGCGTCAGGAGCCAGGACGTCACCAACCTGCTCGGCGCGCTCGACAAGGCCATTCCCGGTCTCGGCAAGGTGGTCAAGCAGAACGCCAATGCAGGCGTCGCGGCCGGGATCAACGCGCTCGGCACGGCGGCGACACTGGAAGGCAAGCCGGCGCGTACCTTCCCGCTGCGCTTTGCCGATGGCACGGTCTATCTCGGCCCGCTGAAGGTCGGACAGGTCCCGCCGCTGTTCTAGAATTATTTCTTCAGTTGTTCGTGCGGACGGCCGAAGTCGGCTACCGCTGAATCCTGTCCGGTCTCGACGATGCCGCGCCGGATTGCGCGGGTGCGGGTGAAGTGCTCGAACAGCGCCTCGCCGTCGCCGCGCCGGATCGCGCGGGTGAGCTTTGACAAGTCCTCGTTGAAGGTGCCGAGCATTTCCAGCACGGCCTCCTTGTTGGCGAGGAACACGTCGCGCCACATGGTCGGATCGGATGCGGCAATGCGGGTAAAATCGCGAAAGCCGCCGGCCGAGAACTTGATCACTTCCGACGAAGTCACCTGCGCCAGCTCGTCGGCGGTGCCGACGATGGTGTAGGCGATCAGATGCGGCAGATGGCTCGTGATTGCGAGCACGAGGTCGTGATGCTCGGGTGTCATGATCTCGACCTTGGCGCCAAGAGCAGTCCAGAACGCGCGCAGTCGGTCGACCGCGTTCGCGTCCGTGCCCTCGGGCGGGGTGAGGATGCACCAGCGATTGATGAAGAGCTCGGCGAAGCCGGAATCAGGCCCGGAATTTTCTGTCCCCGCCACCGGATGCGCCGGCACGAAATGCGCGTTTCCCGGCAGATGTGGCGCCATGTCCTTGACGACGGAAGCCTTGACCGAGCCGACGTCGGAAACGATGACGCCCGGCTTCAGATGAGGCGCGATCTCGGCCGCAACGGGTCCGCAGGCGCCGACGGGGATGCAGAGGATCACGAGGTCGGCACCCTTGACGGCTTCGGCATTCGTTTCAACGACGCGGTCGACGATGCCGAGCTCCGCCACCCGCGCTCGGCTCTTGGCCGAGCGCGCGGTGGTGACGATCTCCTTGGCCAGACCCTGATCGCGCGCGGCGCGCGCGATCGAGCCGCCGATCAGCCCGAAGCCGACCAGCGCGATGCGGTCGAAATGCCCTGCGGTGCTCACTTCACCCCCATGAAGTCGCGCAAGCC comes from the Bradyrhizobium erythrophlei genome and includes:
- a CDS encoding gamma-glutamylcyclotransferase, translated to MPDQPSKPAHEDLWVFGYGSLMWRPGFEFLEQVPARLIGEHRALCVYSFDHRGTPEKPGLVLGLDRGGACRGIAFRVAAARRDDVIGYLRGREQTTHVYREVMRSVWLENEPRARVSALAYVVDRGHVQYAGRLSLQEQLRYVRQGHGRSGNNRDYVLETVRSIEAQGFRDPQLHRLSLMLHDEAPLHR
- a CDS encoding DUF2125 domain-containing protein, which codes for MTSMTLPSDTPRPRSRWPLFAIPILLLIAAAAWSAFWFYAVSQAEVKADAWRAQEAKSGRRYDCAKQSISGYPFRLEVRCDGARVALTSQTAGAASAPVTIDLGEILAVAQIYDPKLLIAEFKSPATISETANAPAMQVSWSVARSSVVGLPAIPQRASIVFDDVGIDRVNNNAVQVPVARAKHVELHGRLAEGSTAKDPIIESVLKIEAGSAQDVHPVLARPFGADIHAKLIGLKDLTPKPWPQRFRELQAGGGQVEIVQSRIQQDDLIAIAAGSLGLNAQGQINGELQMTVTGLEKIIPALGIEKMLEDGVPQATLDRVAPGVRSQDVTNLLGALDKAIPGLGKVVKQNANAGVAAGINALGTAATLEGKPARTFPLRFADGTVYLGPLKVGQVPPLF
- a CDS encoding prephenate/arogenate dehydrogenase family protein, encoding MSTAGHFDRIALVGFGLIGGSIARAARDQGLAKEIVTTARSAKSRARVAELGIVDRVVETNAEAVKGADLVILCIPVGACGPVAAEIAPHLKPGVIVSDVGSVKASVVKDMAPHLPGNAHFVPAHPVAGTENSGPDSGFAELFINRWCILTPPEGTDANAVDRLRAFWTALGAKVEIMTPEHHDLVLAITSHLPHLIAYTIVGTADELAQVTSSEVIKFSAGGFRDFTRIAASDPTMWRDVFLANKEAVLEMLGTFNEDLSKLTRAIRRGDGEALFEHFTRTRAIRRGIVETGQDSAVADFGRPHEQLKK